Proteins encoded in a region of the Hymenobacter swuensis DY53 genome:
- a CDS encoding helix-turn-helix domain-containing protein yields the protein MQDRAQKLSDLLPRGSQSQIAEKLNMSRQAVGDALKRCKPGNPVVIEAMRIARECGALDTAKDLATLNAAA from the coding sequence ATGCAAGACAGAGCACAGAAACTCTCGGATCTACTCCCGCGTGGCTCCCAAAGCCAGATCGCCGAAAAACTCAACATGAGCCGGCAGGCCGTCGGGGACGCCCTTAAGCGTTGCAAACCCGGTAATCCAGTCGTGATCGAGGCCATGCGCATTGCCCGCGAGTGCGGCGCGCTGGACACGGCGAAAGACCTGGCTACCCTTAACGCGGCCGCCTAA
- a CDS encoding KilA-N domain-containing protein: MNAAPIPFAFNGVIIRRDDSGRVSMTDLWKAAKSPRKKKPAEWLARESTQELLEVARNLITPQMGQLELIASQAGRYGGTYAQQTLALSYAKWLSPELHLAVNQVFFERQAEQKNPDKILDRAEAAYRRRGFTEAQIRARFLGKATRGRLVSVLARHGVQKHGYRLCTNATYKPLWGGEAADIRVRKNLPEKANPREHMSEKELVGLHLAELLAAEGIERVQARGNQQCADECKRAAQSVARMITSHEEGSRPRSSGSPQ, encoded by the coding sequence ATGAACGCGGCCCCCATCCCCTTCGCCTTCAATGGCGTGATCATCCGCCGCGACGACTCCGGCCGGGTGAGTATGACCGACTTGTGGAAGGCCGCCAAAAGCCCGCGCAAGAAGAAGCCGGCCGAGTGGCTGGCGCGCGAATCCACCCAGGAACTGCTGGAAGTGGCCCGGAATCTAATTACCCCACAAATGGGGCAATTAGAATTGATCGCCTCCCAGGCCGGCCGCTACGGTGGTACCTACGCCCAGCAGACGTTGGCGCTCTCCTACGCCAAGTGGTTGTCCCCGGAACTGCACCTAGCCGTCAACCAAGTCTTCTTCGAGCGCCAGGCCGAGCAGAAGAACCCCGACAAGATCCTGGACCGGGCCGAGGCGGCCTACCGCCGGCGCGGCTTCACGGAGGCACAGATCCGGGCCCGCTTCCTGGGCAAGGCCACTCGGGGGCGTCTGGTGTCGGTACTGGCCCGCCACGGCGTGCAGAAGCACGGCTACCGGCTCTGCACCAACGCTACCTATAAGCCGCTGTGGGGTGGGGAGGCTGCTGACATCCGGGTGCGCAAGAACCTGCCGGAGAAGGCCAACCCCCGCGAGCACATGAGCGAGAAGGAGCTGGTGGGCCTTCACCTGGCCGAGCTGTTGGCGGCCGAAGGCATCGAGCGGGTGCAGGCCCGCGGCAATCAGCAGTGCGCCGATGAGTGCAAGCGGGCGGCGCAGTCGGTGGCCCGCATGATCACTTCCCACGAGGAAGGCAGCCGCCCCCGCTCTTCGGGCTCCCCACAATAG